The Candidatus Methylomirabilota bacterium genomic interval CGACCGAGCTCGGCCTCGAGGGCCAGTACCTCCTCGGTCCCGACGAGGCGCTGCGCGCCCAGGAGCAGGCGCTCCAGGGCTGCCGGAAGTGCAAGCTCTGCGAGGGGCGCACGACGATCGTCTTCGGCGCGGGCAGCCCGCGCGCGGAGTTCGTCGTGATCGGCGAGGGGCCGGGCGCCGACGAGGACGCGCAGGGCCTGCCGTTCGTCGGGCGCGCGGGCCAGCTCCTCACCAAGATGCTCGAGTCGCCGGGCGTCGGCTTCACGCGCGACGAGGTGTATGTTTCGAATACAGTCAAGTGCAGACCTCCCGGCAACAGGAACCCGGAGGCCGA includes:
- a CDS encoding uracil-DNA glycosylase is translated as MRAQEQALQGCRKCKLCEGRTTIVFGAGSPRAEFVVIGEGPGADEDAQGLPFVGRAGQLLTKMLESPGVGFTRDEVYVSNTVKCRPPGNRNPEAEELAACAPVLAAQLAALQPKVILALGSVAAQSLLGTKEAIGRLRGRVHPYGSAVLIPTFHPAFLLRNPGQEYKRMAWEDLKLARREYDQRRTR